Proteins encoded in a region of the Canis lupus familiaris isolate Mischka breed German Shepherd chromosome 1, alternate assembly UU_Cfam_GSD_1.0, whole genome shotgun sequence genome:
- the AURKC gene encoding aurora kinase C, whose translation MLSGSAQPASEGEKTQEQSKDAAGHVELSVPPGRRLTIDDFEIGRPLGKGKFGNVYLARLKESHFIVALKVLFKSQIEKEGLEHQLRREIEIQAHLQHPNILRLYNYFHDARRVYLILEYAPRGELYKELQKSHTLDEQHTATIMEELADALTYCHEKKVIHRDIKPENLLLGFKGEVKIADFGWSVHTPSLRRKTMCGTLDYLPPEMIERRTYNEKVDLWCIGVLCYELLVGYPPFESPSHNETYRRILKVDLRFPPSLPLGAQDLVSKLLRYQPLERLPLAQIMEHPWVRAHSRRVLPPSVQMAS comes from the exons ATGCTGTCGGGCAGCGCTCAGCCCGCAAGCGAAGGCGAGAAGACCCAGGAACAGAGCAAAG ATGCAGCAGGCCACGTGGAGCTCAGCGTCCCGCCCGG GCGGCGCCTCACCATCGATGACTTTGAAATCGGGCGCCCTCTTGGCAAGGGAAAATTTGGGAACGTGTACCTGGCTCGGCTCAAGGAAAGCCACTTCATTGTGGCCCTGAAAGTCCTCTTCAAGTCCCAGATAGAAAAGGAAGGACTGGAGCACCAGCTGCGCAGGGAAATTGAAATCCAGGCGCATCTACA aCACCCCAATATCCTACGCCTGTACAACTATTTCCATGATGCACGCCGCGTGTACCTGATTCTGGAATATGCTCCAAGGGGTGAGCTCTATAAGGAGCTGCAAAAGAGCCACACATTAGATGAACAGCACACAGCCACG ATAATGGAGGAATTGGCAGATGCTCTGACTTACTGCCACGAGAAAAAGGTGATTCACCGGGATATTAAACCAGAGAACCTACTGCTCGGGTTCAAGGGTGAGGTGAAAATTGCAGACTTTGGCTGGTCTGTGCACACACCATCTCTGAG GAGAAAGACAATGTGTGGGACTCTGGACTACTTGCCCCCAGAAATGATTGAGAGGAGAACATACAATGAGAAGGTTGATCTGTGGTGCATTGGAGTACTTTGCTATGAGCTGTTGGTAGGATATCCACCCTTTGAGAGCCCTTCCCATAATGAGACCTACAGACGCATCCTCAAG GTAGACCTACGATTTCCCCCATCATTACCTTTGGGGGCCCAGGACTTAGTCTCCAAGCTTCTCAGATACCAGCCTTTGGAAAGGCTACCCTTGGCCCAGATCATGGAGCACCCCTGGGTCAGGGCCCACTCGAGGAGGGTGTTGCCTCCATCTGTTCAAATGGCTTCTTGA